The sequence CGCCTACCGGCGCGCCGACCTCGCCCTTCCGGAGGGCAGCGGCTTCCTCGTGCCGCCGGTCGACGGGCACACCATCAAGGCCTCGACCTTCGCCTCCCAGAAATGGGGCTGGATCGCCGAGGAGGATCCCGACGTGGTCGTGCTGCGCACCTCCGTGGGGCGCCACCGCGAGACGGAGATCCTGCGGCGCGAGGACACGGAGCTGGTCGACGTCTCCCGGCACGACCTGCGCGAGGCCACCGGCCTGGACGCCGTTCCCCTCCGGACCCGGGTCACCCGCTGGACGGACGGCCTGCCCCAGTACCCCGTCGGCCACCACGCGCGCGTGGCGCGCATCCGCGAACACGTCGCCAAGCTGCCGGGCCTCGCGGTGTGCGGCGCGCAGTACGACGGCGTCGGCATCCCCGCCTGCATCGCGAGCGCGTACGCGGCGGTGGACCAGCTGGGCGGCGACCTGAGCGGGGCCGAAGAGCTGACGGCCAACCCGGTGCAGAGCCTGCACGGCGGAGCGGGAGAATAGGGACCATGAGTGACGACGCCCCCACCACCGAGTCCGGCAGGATCCCGAACAAGGGCAAGCTGGCCAAGGACCTCAACGAGGTCATCCGCTACACCCTGTGGTCGGTCTTCAAGCTGAAGGACGTGCTGCCCGAGGACCGCGCGGGTTACGCCGACGAGGTCCAGGAGTTGTTCGACCAGCTCGCCGCCAAGGACGTGACGATCCGCGGCACCTACGACCTCTCCGGCCTGCGTGCCGACGCCGACGTCATGATCTGGTGGCACGCCGAGACCAGCGACCAGCTCCAGGAGGCGTACAACCTCTTCCGCCGCACGAAGCTGGGCCGCGCCCTGGAGCCGGTCTGGTCGAACATGGCGCTGCACCGCCCCGCCGAGTTCAACCGCTCGCACATCCCGGCGTTCCTCGCCGACGAGACGCCCCGCAACTACGTGAGCGTCTACCCCTTCGTGCGCAGCTACGACTGGTACCTGCTGCCCGACGAGGACCGCCGCCGGATGCTCGCCGACCACGGCAAGATGGCCCGCGGCTACCCGGACGTGCGCGCCAACACGGTCGCCTCGTTCTCGCTCGGCGACTACGAGTGGGTCCTCGCCTTCGAGGCCGACGAGTTGTACCGCATCGTCGACCTCATGCGTCACCTGCGCGGCTCGGAGGCTCGCATGCACGTCCGCGAAGAAGTTCCCTTCTTCACCGGCCGCCGCAAGTCGGTGGCCGAGCTGGTGGCCGGGCTCGCCTGACCGGTGGCGGCTCCTCTGCCCGGCCGGGGGTCCGGGGGTTGTCCCCCGGGAGATGCAGCACCGGCCGCCGCAAGTCGGTGGCCGAGCTGGTGGCCGGGCTCGCCTAGGCGGACTTGCCCTTGAGGGAGTCCCGTAGGGGCTGCTTGGGGGCTCGGTGTTTGGGGGTTTCGGGCTTCGGCTCCGGGTGCGGTGCGCAGAACGCGCGCCGCCCCGGGAGGCGGCCCTCCAGCAGGTAGGCGTCGAGGTGTCCGTTCACGCACTCGTTGCGGCCGCCCCCGATCCCGTGCGTGCCCGCGTCCCGCTCGGTCACCAGCACCGAGCCGGACAGCCGCCGGTTCATCTCCAGCGCGCCCGCGTACGGCGTCGCCGCGTCCCGCTCGGCCGCCAGGATCAGCACCTGCGGCAGCTCACCCGGGCCGGTGCGCACGTCCAGCGGCCGCTGCCGGGGCGCCGGCCAGTAGGCGCACGGCAGGTTCATCCACGCGTTGTCCCAGGTCTCGAACGGCGCCACGCGTGCCAGCCGCGTGTTGTCGCGGTCCCACACCTTCCAGTCCGTCGGCCAGGCCGCGTCGTTGCACTCGACGGCCGTGTAGACCGCGCCGCTGTTCTCCGCCTCGGCGGCCGTCTCCGGGCTCGGCGCGGCCAGCTCGATCAGCGGCTTCGCGTCGCCCTTCAGATAGGCCGACAGCGCGGCGGCCCGGCCGGGCCAGAAGTCGTCGTAGTACCCGGCGGTCAGGAACGCGCTCTGCAGCTGCGCCGGCCCCACCTTCCCGCCCGCCGCCTTCGCGGCCAGCCGGCTGCGCGCGGTGTCGTAACTGCGCTGCACCTTCGCCGCCGTGTCGCCGAGCCGGTACACGTCGTCGTGCCGGGCCATCCACTCGCGGAAGTCCGTCCAGCGGTCCTCGAACGCGGCCGACTGGTCGAGGTTGTCGCGGTACCAGACCTTCTCCGGGGCCGGGTTGACCGCCGAGTCCAGCACCATCCGCCGCACGTGGGAGGGGAACAGCGTCGCGTACAGCGCGCCGAAGTAGGTGCCGTACGACGCGCCCATGAAGGTCAGCCGGTCCTCGCCCAGCGCCGCCCGCAGGACGTCCAAGTCGCGGGCGTTGTTGAGTGAGTTGTAGAACCGCAGCTTGCTCCCGGAGCGCTGGGCGCAGCCGCGCGCGTACGCCTTCGCCTGGGCGATGCGCTGCCGCTTGTACTGCTCCGAGGGGTGGGTCGGCGTCGGGGCGGGTGCCGGGAAGAAGTGCTTGGGGTCCACGCACGACAGCGGCGCCGAGCGTTCCACCCCGCGCGGGGCGTAGCCGATCAGGTCGTAGGCGGCGGCGATCCCCTTCCACTCGGGCAGCGTGCCGACCAGCGGGAAGAGCATGCCGGACGCGCCGGGGCCGCCCGGGTTGTAGACGAGGGAGCCCTGCCGGGGCACCTTCCGCTTGCTGTTGCGCGGGTCCGTGTGGGTGGCCCGCGCCCGGCTGACCGTCAACTGGATCTGCTTGCCGTCGGGGTGGGCGTAGTCCAGCGGGACGTTCACCGTGCCGCACTGCATGGCGGCGGGCGCGTCCTTCACGGCGGAGCACGTGCCGAAGTCGATGCCGACCGCGCGGGCGCGGGCGGCGGCCACCGCCGCCCCGCGCAGCTCGGCCCTGCCCGGCACATCGGGCGCGCCGCCCGCGGGCGCCGCGGCCAGAGAAGTCAGGAGCAAGGATCCGGCGGCCGAGTACAGGGCGGCAGCTCTCATCGCGTATCCCTTCGGTGCACGGCGGCGATGGCACGGCTGCCACGGCCCGGTCACGACAGAAGGGATGTTTCGATCGGTCGTGGGCGAAGGCAAGCACCACCCCGCCGGTGTCGCCGTCAATGCCCCTTATGCGCCCCCGGAGCCGGCTTCACTCCCGCCAGGGCGGGTCGCGGTGGGTGAAGGCGGCCCGCAGCTCCGGCTCGCCGATGGCGCGGATGCCGCGCACGGCGACGGAGGTGAGGAAGGCCCCCTCGTCGCCGCCGTCCCCGGCCTGCCGACGGGTGCCGAGGGCCCCGAGCAGCCGCTGTCCGGCGGGAGAGGCCCAGCGCGTGTACGGATACGCCTCGACCCGGGCTATGGCCAGGCAGCTCAGGGAGAGCGTGAGGGGGAGCGCGAACCACAGGCTCACCAGCAGGCGCGGCATGCCGGTCTGGGCGGGCATCAGCAGCGCGGTCAGACCCAGTCCGAGCGTGACCAGCGCGGCGGCCCGCACCTGGCGGATCCCGGCGGCCACGGTCGTCCGTGCGCCGTCGGGCACCGCGAGGCCCGCGCGCACCAGCCGGTCGGCGAGCCGCCTTACGGCCTCGGCTCCGGCCGCGGTGGCCCGCACGGGAGCGATCCGGGACTGCCCCTCGGGGCCGATCGCCCCTATGACGGACTGCTCCATCTCGTCACGGCCCCGCGGGTCCACCACCGTGGCCCACCCGGTGTGCGCGAGCAGCAGCCGCCGCCCGCGGGCCATGGACACCATGGTCACATCGGCGACCCGCGCCGGTCCGCCGGACAGGAACGCCGTCTCGTACAGCGTCAGATCGTGCTCGTGGTGCGCCGTCGCGGCCTCCGCGTCACCGGCCGCCGCGCGTACGGCGGCCAGGCACAGCCGGGTACAGGCGATGCCGGCGAACGCCCAGGCCAGGAGGAGGAGAAGGACCCAGAACATGAAGTGATTTCTATGCCACCGGGCCCCGCGATCGCCATGCCCCGTTCACTATCCGGACAGAGTGTGGCCGGTATGTGACGTTCCGAACGTGCCGCGGGTCAGGGGCTGTTCGCCGGTGGGGGGCTGGAGGCGGCGGGCGGCAGGGAGGAGGCCGCGGACGGTGAGGGCGCGACCGGAACCGCGGAGGAGGGGTCGACGGCGGGGGGTGTGGGCACGGGGGAGGGGGACGCCGCCAGGTCGCGGGCCAGCGCGGAGAAGTCGACGTACCCCGTCGCCTCCAGGATCTTGATGTGGTCCAGTACGGTCGCGTTGGCATCGTCGGCGAGGTCGCGGACGAGCGAGTTCTGGGTGCCGGCGCGGACCTGGGCGACGAGGGAGAACACCCGGCCGTGGGCGAGCCTGAGGATGCCCGCGAACTGCCGGTCGAACTCCTGGCCCTGGGCCGAGGTCAAGGTGGCGAGCCACTGCCTCTGCTGCTGGTTGGGCACGTTGGGCAGGGGCACACCGAGCTGGGAGGCCGTGGTGCGCACATGCGCGTCGAGGGAGGTGTGCCCGTCGACCAGGTGCTGCCCGGCCTCGCGTACGGCCGTTGTGGTGCCCTTGCGTTCCGCCAGCTGACCTGCGGGGAGCTCCCACAGACCCGCGAGACGGACCTTGGTGATGAAGTCCCGGTCCTGCGCGGACAGCGGGCCGTACGGGGTCGTCACGGTCTGTGCGCTGAGTACGTTCGCGCCGGTCGCGTTCGTTCGGTCGGCGTAGGACCAGATCGGAAAGAGCAGCGCTGCGGCTGTCGCCGCCAGGCCCACGATGATGAGCCCGGTGCCGCTGAATATGCCTCGGCCCTTGATGGCGGGTCGCGGTCGCATGGTGCCTCCTGCTCCGCACTCCAGGGTGCTGCGGGTGCGGGCTTGGCATATTACTGCGGGGTCGGGGCGGCCTGGCGCGGCGCCGTCGAGCCGCGAGCGGTCCTTCGGGCGCGGGTGCGTGGGGGCGCGCCCACGCGGCGGAGCCGCACATCGATACGGCCCCGCGCCCCTGGGCGGTTGCGGCTCCGTCGGCATCAGGCGACTGCGGGCCGTCGTGCTGCCGGGGTGCTGTGCACCTGCCTGGGCCGCAGGCGGTACGGTTCGGTGCGGCACCCCCCCGCCGGCGCCGCTGAGCGTGCCCCGGCTCAGTCCCGCCGCAGCAGCACCTTCGCTCGGGCCGTCAGGCCATGGGGGCGCGGGGACGGGCCCGCGCGGTCCAGCCACCAGTCCCGCAGCCGGCGTCGTACCTTCGCGTTCTCCGGCCGCCCGGTCTTCAGCAGCTGCTCCACGAAGTCCAGCGCGTCCTGCCGGTACCCCCCGCTCATCGGCCGCGCCCGCGCGTACTCCAGGAACGCCGCCCGGTACCCCTCCCCGAGCAGCACCGGCAGCTCGGGTGCCACGTGCGCCACCACACCCGCCCGCTTCGCCGCGAGCGCCCGCGCCTGCACCCCCATCCGCGCCCGGTCGAACCCTTCCGGCACCGGCGTCCCGGCCACCAGCGAGGACAGCACCGCGGCCTGGGCGACACCGAGCCGCTGCCGGGCCTCGGGCGGGGCCAGGACGGTGACGCCCCCTCCCGTGCCGGCGGTGCCCGCCGCCCCGGGACGGCTCGTGCGGGTCGCCCGGCCCGCCGCCACGGCCTCCCGGATCGCGTCCAGCTCCCGCTCCAGCTCGGCCGGTTCGGGGAAGTCCTCGTCCCGCTCCAGCAGCACCCCGGGCGGCGCGACGCGCGAGGCGAGGTCGGTCAGGATGTCGAGCACCGGGCGCGGCACGGGGTGCGCGTGGCTGTCGTGCCAGACGCCGTCGCGCTCGAAGCCGCCCGCGACATGCACGTAGGCGAGCGCCTCCAGGGGCAGCGCGGCCAGCGCCTCGGCGGGGTCCTCGGCACGGTTGACGTGATTGGTGTGCAGGTTGGCCACATCGATGAGCAGCCGTACCCCGGTCCGCTCGACCAGCTCGGCCAGGAACTGCCCCTCGGTCAGCTCCTCGCCCGGCCAGGAGAACAGCGCGGCGATGTTCTCCAGGGCCAGCGGCACCGGCAGCGCGTCCTGCGCGATCCGCACGTTCTCGCACAGCACGTCGAGGGCGTCCCGGGTGCGCGGCACGGGCAGCAGATGGCCCGCCTCCAGGCGCGGGGAGGCGGTGAGCGCGCCGCCCGCCCGTACGAACGCGATGTGCTCGGTGACCAGCGGCGCCCCGAGCGCCTCCGCCCGCTCGGCGAGCGCCGCGAGCCGGCCCTCGTCGGGGCGGTCCGCGCCGCCGAGGCCGAGGGAGACGCCGTGCGGGATCACGGTCACCCCGCGTTCGAGCAGCCGCAGCAGCGAGTCCGGGAGGTGGCCGGGGCAGACGTTCTCCGCCACGACCTCCACCCAGTCGATGCCCGGCATGCGCTCCACGGCGTCCGCGATCTCCGGCCGCCAGCCGATCCCCGTGCCCAGTCGCCGCATGGTCCTCCGTCCCCTCCCTCGAATGACGGGGGTATGGCCCCGGCGGGGTCCGCCGAATCCCCGCCGGGGTGCCTTCAGAGGAACATTTGAGGTTCCGGATCGCGCCGTGCGGGCGTCACCGCCGTACGGGCCACTCCCGCGGGTCCCGGCCCAGCAGGCACAGCGTCTCCTCCAGGGGCCCGGACCCCGGCGGCATCCGCAGCACCGGGGCGAAGGCGGATCCCGGCCCGCGCCGGGCGGGGTCGGCCGGCACGCGCCGGGCCACGGCGAGCGCGGCGTCGAGGACGTGCTCCGGCAGCTCCAGGCGCACCCCGAGGGCCGCGGCGACGTCCCAGGAGTGCACCACGTAGTCGAGGAAGTGGAAGCCGACCGCCCGCGCGCCCGGGAAACCTCCGCCGAGCTCCGGCAGCATGAACTCCCGCTCGGTCGCGCCGGGTTCGGCGAAGGCGGAGAGTACGGCGGTGGCGGCCGCCCGGTGCACCCGGGCCGGCTCGCGCGGGTCCTCCGGCTCCTTCCAGTACACCGCCTCGTGCCCCGCCCCCCGCGCCGCCGCCGCGAAGCCGAGGTGCTGCGCGGCCATGTGGGACGCGAGCCGCCGCAGGGTCCATCCCGCGCACGGGGTGTCCCGCTCCCAGTCCTCCTCCCGCGCCAGTCCCGCCACCCGCACGGCCTCGTACACGGCGATGCGGTCGAGTTCCACGATGTCGATATCGGTGTCGGTCATACGGCGAGCATAAAACTGTGCGAACGATCGTGCAGATTTTTTTCGGCGCGCGCAACCGGCTGCAACATCCGTCCCGCTCACGGGACTTGGGGAAGGGCCACCCCGTCCACGGCCGCGTCCCGCAGCCGCCGGGCGATGCCCGCCCGCGCCCTGCGATAGGCGGTCTCCTCGTCGTGCAGCACGGACAGGGCGTTCGCCGTCTCCAGCAACGCGATCAGCTCGAAGGCGAGTTGCGCGACATCCGTGCCGG is a genomic window of Streptomyces griseochromogenes containing:
- a CDS encoding DUF692 domain-containing protein, which encodes MRRLGTGIGWRPEIADAVERMPGIDWVEVVAENVCPGHLPDSLLRLLERGVTVIPHGVSLGLGGADRPDEGRLAALAERAEALGAPLVTEHIAFVRAGGALTASPRLEAGHLLPVPRTRDALDVLCENVRIAQDALPVPLALENIAALFSWPGEELTEGQFLAELVERTGVRLLIDVANLHTNHVNRAEDPAEALAALPLEALAYVHVAGGFERDGVWHDSHAHPVPRPVLDILTDLASRVAPPGVLLERDEDFPEPAELERELDAIREAVAAGRATRTSRPGAAGTAGTGGGVTVLAPPEARQRLGVAQAAVLSSLVAGTPVPEGFDRARMGVQARALAAKRAGVVAHVAPELPVLLGEGYRAAFLEYARARPMSGGYRQDALDFVEQLLKTGRPENAKVRRRLRDWWLDRAGPSPRPHGLTARAKVLLRRD
- a CDS encoding TIGR03086 family metal-binding protein, which codes for MTDTDIDIVELDRIAVYEAVRVAGLAREEDWERDTPCAGWTLRRLASHMAAQHLGFAAAARGAGHEAVYWKEPEDPREPARVHRAAATAVLSAFAEPGATEREFMLPELGGGFPGARAVGFHFLDYVVHSWDVAAALGVRLELPEHVLDAALAVARRVPADPARRGPGSAFAPVLRMPPGSGPLEETLCLLGRDPREWPVRR
- a CDS encoding alpha/beta hydrolase encodes the protein MRAAALYSAAGSLLLTSLAAAPAGGAPDVPGRAELRGAAVAAARARAVGIDFGTCSAVKDAPAAMQCGTVNVPLDYAHPDGKQIQLTVSRARATHTDPRNSKRKVPRQGSLVYNPGGPGASGMLFPLVGTLPEWKGIAAAYDLIGYAPRGVERSAPLSCVDPKHFFPAPAPTPTHPSEQYKRQRIAQAKAYARGCAQRSGSKLRFYNSLNNARDLDVLRAALGEDRLTFMGASYGTYFGALYATLFPSHVRRMVLDSAVNPAPEKVWYRDNLDQSAAFEDRWTDFREWMARHDDVYRLGDTAAKVQRSYDTARSRLAAKAAGGKVGPAQLQSAFLTAGYYDDFWPGRAAALSAYLKGDAKPLIELAAPSPETAAEAENSGAVYTAVECNDAAWPTDWKVWDRDNTRLARVAPFETWDNAWMNLPCAYWPAPRQRPLDVRTGPGELPQVLILAAERDAATPYAGALEMNRRLSGSVLVTERDAGTHGIGGGRNECVNGHLDAYLLEGRLPGRRAFCAPHPEPKPETPKHRAPKQPLRDSLKGKSA
- the hemQ gene encoding hydrogen peroxide-dependent heme synthase; its protein translation is MSDDAPTTESGRIPNKGKLAKDLNEVIRYTLWSVFKLKDVLPEDRAGYADEVQELFDQLAAKDVTIRGTYDLSGLRADADVMIWWHAETSDQLQEAYNLFRRTKLGRALEPVWSNMALHRPAEFNRSHIPAFLADETPRNYVSVYPFVRSYDWYLLPDEDRRRMLADHGKMARGYPDVRANTVASFSLGDYEWVLAFEADELYRIVDLMRHLRGSEARMHVREEVPFFTGRRKSVAELVAGLA
- a CDS encoding TIGR04222 domain-containing membrane protein, which codes for MFWVLLLLLAWAFAGIACTRLCLAAVRAAAGDAEAATAHHEHDLTLYETAFLSGGPARVADVTMVSMARGRRLLLAHTGWATVVDPRGRDEMEQSVIGAIGPEGQSRIAPVRATAAGAEAVRRLADRLVRAGLAVPDGARTTVAAGIRQVRAAALVTLGLGLTALLMPAQTGMPRLLVSLWFALPLTLSLSCLAIARVEAYPYTRWASPAGQRLLGALGTRRQAGDGGDEGAFLTSVAVRGIRAIGEPELRAAFTHRDPPWRE
- a CDS encoding DUF4142 domain-containing protein → MRPRPAIKGRGIFSGTGLIIVGLAATAAALLFPIWSYADRTNATGANVLSAQTVTTPYGPLSAQDRDFITKVRLAGLWELPAGQLAERKGTTTAVREAGQHLVDGHTSLDAHVRTTASQLGVPLPNVPNQQQRQWLATLTSAQGQEFDRQFAGILRLAHGRVFSLVAQVRAGTQNSLVRDLADDANATVLDHIKILEATGYVDFSALARDLAASPSPVPTPPAVDPSSAVPVAPSPSAASSLPPAASSPPPANSP